One Pleuronectes platessa chromosome 9, fPlePla1.1, whole genome shotgun sequence genomic region harbors:
- the rnf11b gene encoding RING finger protein 11b codes for MGNCLKSPTSDDISLLHESQSDRASYADGADPDQEPPPPYQEQIHVPVYHPTPSQARLATQLTEEEQVRIAQRIGLIQHLPKGMYDLGRDGSEKKIRECVICMMDFVYGDPIRFLPCMHIYHMDCIDDWLMRSFTCPSCMEPVDAALLSSYETN; via the exons atgggaAACTGTCTGAAATCTCCGACCTCGGATGATATTTCTTTGCTACATGAGTCTCAGTCGGACCGGGCCAGCTACGCAGACGGTGCTGACCCCGACCAGGAGCCGCCGCCCCCATATCAG GAGCAGATCCATGTACCCGTCTATCACCCAACGCCCAGTCAAGCCAGACTGGCCACTCAGCtgacggaggaggagcaggtccGCATCGCTCAGCGCATCGGGCTCATACAGCACCTCCCGAAGGGCATGTATGACCTGGGGCGGGACGGCTCAGAGAAAAAGATCAGAGA gtgcGTCATCTGTATGATGGACTTTGTCTACGGAGACCCAATCCGGTTCCTGCCCTGCATGCACATCTACCACATGGACTGTATAGACGACTGGCTGATGAGGTCCTTCACCTGCCCCTCCTGCATGGAGCCTGTGGACGCCGCACTGCTTTCCTCCTATGAGaccaactga
- the cdkn2c gene encoding cyclin-dependent kinase 4 inhibitor C translates to MTDQRLTDELCDACAAGNLPKVLSSLQSGAEVNGLNTFKKTALQVVKLSSTAVVETLIDGGASPDVRDPDSGRTVTHDAAREGSLDTVRVLMRARANVNLVDDQGNLPLHLASRGGHLQVVQLLIPRTAYPRATNGLGYTAAQLAHFHRRLDTAKYIDKYLSAN, encoded by the exons ATGACCGACCAGCGTCTGACTGACGAGCTCTGCGATGCTTGTGCCGCTGGAAATCTACCAAAAGTTTTGTCTTCGCTGCAAAGTGGAGCAGAAGTCAAtggattaaatacatttaagaaAACTGCTCTCCAG gtgGTGAAGCTGAGCAGCACCGCCGTGGTCGAAACTCTTATCGATGGGGGGGCGAGCCCCGACGTGCGCGACCCGGACAGCGGTCGCACGGTGACCCATGACGCCGCGCGTGAAGGGTCTCTGGATACCGTGCGCGTGCTGATGCGTGCTAGGGCGAACGTGAACCTCGTGGACGACCAGGGCAACCTGCCGCTGCACCTGGCCTCCAGGGGGGGCCATCTGCAGGTGGTGCAGCTGCTGATCCCACGCACCGCGTACCCCCGCGCGACCAACGGCCTGGGATACACCGCCGCGCAGCTCGCGCACTTCCACCGCAGGCTGGACACCGCAAAATACATCGACAAGTATCTGAGCGCAA ACTAA
- the ttc39a gene encoding tetratricopeptide repeat protein 39A isoform X2 has protein sequence MTERRESLDTQKAQDIPDSPDSLNQLSVINSPDLDPILTDFRLQLPNNKDAPEPANPSNGGSRSDLSLALEDCTAALDLFLRNEFEEAQTRLRSRTKDSMYHALTYATILEMQAMMTFDPQHILTAGNTMKEAQAICQRQRKKSSFSKTFTEEELHAEVCYAECLLQRAALTFLQDENMISFIKGGIKVRNSYQTYKELHTVLQSAGYTHGDNHSHFEGGVKLGVGAFNLMISMLPARTLKLLEFVGVSGNKEFGLQQLQDGCAESTFRSFLCNMLLLCYHTFMSFILGTGEGDVEDAEKLLQPYLKKYPTGSIFLFFAGRIEEIKGNLDAAVDRFQECCEAQQQWKQFHHMCYWELMWCYTYKRNWKMAYFYADLLSKENTWSKATYAYMKAAYLSMMTEDDCLTFGETALTLFRQVPELKQKIAGKSLPTEKFAIRKARRYLVDNPIPLPAPPLEMMYIWNGYTVIGKHKDLTEGMLKTLDEAQAQLENSQRSEFSMDDQCLLSLLRGLCLKHLGHQEEAEHYFTLVLCNETQIKYDHYLVPNALLEHGLLLLEQGRTDEAIKLLEAAKQNYKNYSMESRTHFRIQAALHKAKGAAENGINVPSSP, from the exons ATGACGGAAAGACGTGAGTCCCT GGATACTCAGAAGGCACAGGACATCCCTGACAGCCCCGACTCCCTAAACCA gtTGTCCGTCATTAACAGTCCAGACCTGGATCCCATCCTCACAGACTTCAG GTTACAGCTGCCGAACAACAAAGATGCTCCGGAACCTGCAAATCCATCTAATGG GGGATCGAGGTCGGACCTGTCTCTGGCTCTGGAGGACTGTACGGCCGCCTTGGACCTGTTTCTCAGAAATGAGTTTGAGGAGGCGCAGACCCGGCTCCGAAGCAG AACCAAAGACAGCATGTACCACGCTCTGACCTACGCCACGATCCTAGAGATGCAGGCcatgatgacctttgacccccaacACATCCTGACAGCAGGAAACACCATGAAGGAGGCCCAGGCTATCTGTCAGCG GCAACGCAAGAAGTCGAGCTTCTCCAAAACCTTTACGGAAG AGGAACTCCATGCTGAAGTGTGCTACGCCGAGTGTCTCCTGCAGAGGGCAGCACTCACTTTCCTACAG GATGAAAACATGATCAGTTTCATTAAAGGAGGGATCAAAGTGAGGAACAGCTACCAGACATACAA AGAGCTTCACACAGTCCTCCAGTCCGCTGGCTACACCCATGGTGACAACCACAGCCATTTTGAGGGTGGTGTTAAACTGGGAGTGGGAGCCTTTAATCTA ATGATTTCCATGTTGCCCGCTCGGACATTGAAGCTGCTGGAGTTTGTGGGTGTCTCTGGTAACAAG GAGTTCggtctgcagcagcttcaggacGGCTGCGCAGAGAGCACATTCAGGTCCTTCCTCTGTaacatgctgctgctctgttatCACACCTTCATGAGCTTCATACTTG GAACTGGAGAAGGAGATGTTGAAGATGCTGAGAAACTGCTACAGCCATATCTCAAAAAATATCCCACG GGATCCATCTTCTTGTTCTTCGCTGGCCGAATAGAAGAGATCAAGGGGAACCTGGATGCT GCTGTTGATCGTTTCCAGGAGTGCTGTGAGGCTCAGCAGCAGTGGAAGCAGTTTCACCACATGTGCTACTGGGAGCTGATGTGGTGCTACACGTACAAGAGGAACTGGAAGATGGCTTACTTCTACGCTGACCTGCTCAGCAAGGAGAACACGTGGTCTAAG GCTACCTATGCGTATATGAAAGCAGCCTACCTAAGCATGATGACGGAGGATGATTGTCTAACCTTCGGGGAAACTGCGTTGACTCTGTTCAG gcaagTTCCAGAACTAAAGCAGAAAATAGCCGGCAAGTCTTTGCCAACGGAGAAGTTTGCGATCAGGAAAGCCCGTCGCTACCTCGTAGATAACCCCATTCCTCTCCCTGCCCCTCCATTG gaGATGATGTACATATGGAACGGCTACACGGTCATTGGAAAACACAAAGACCTGACGGAGGGCATGCTGAAAACACTGGATGAGGCACAAGCTCAACTCGAGAACAGCCAAA ggaGTGAGTTCTCCATGGACGATCAGTGTCTGCTCAGCCTACTGAGGGGCTTGTGTCTCAAACACCTGGGGCACCAGGAGGAGGCCGAACACTACTTTACCCTGGTCCTTTGCAA TGAGACTCAGATCAAATATGATCACTACCTGGTTCCCAATGCCCTGCTGGAGCACGGCCTGCTGTTACTGGAGCAAGGCAGAACAGATGAAGCGATCAAACTGCTAGAAGCAGCAAA gCAAAATTACAAAAACTACTCGATGGAATCTCGGACACACTTCCGTATTCAGGCCGCTCTGCACAAGGCCAAGGGGGCCGCGGAAAACGGCATCAACGTTCCCTCCAGTCCATAA
- the ttc39a gene encoding tetratricopeptide repeat protein 39A isoform X1 — protein sequence MSFITNWRRSGKKHDGKTDTQKAQDIPDSPDSLNQLSVINSPDLDPILTDFRLQLPNNKDAPEPANPSNGGSRSDLSLALEDCTAALDLFLRNEFEEAQTRLRSRTKDSMYHALTYATILEMQAMMTFDPQHILTAGNTMKEAQAICQRQRKKSSFSKTFTEEELHAEVCYAECLLQRAALTFLQDENMISFIKGGIKVRNSYQTYKELHTVLQSAGYTHGDNHSHFEGGVKLGVGAFNLMISMLPARTLKLLEFVGVSGNKEFGLQQLQDGCAESTFRSFLCNMLLLCYHTFMSFILGTGEGDVEDAEKLLQPYLKKYPTGSIFLFFAGRIEEIKGNLDAAVDRFQECCEAQQQWKQFHHMCYWELMWCYTYKRNWKMAYFYADLLSKENTWSKATYAYMKAAYLSMMTEDDCLTFGETALTLFRQVPELKQKIAGKSLPTEKFAIRKARRYLVDNPIPLPAPPLEMMYIWNGYTVIGKHKDLTEGMLKTLDEAQAQLENSQRSEFSMDDQCLLSLLRGLCLKHLGHQEEAEHYFTLVLCNETQIKYDHYLVPNALLEHGLLLLEQGRTDEAIKLLEAAKQNYKNYSMESRTHFRIQAALHKAKGAAENGINVPSSP from the exons ATGAGTTTTATCACCAACTGGAGACGCAGCGGGAAGAAACATGACGGAAAGAC GGATACTCAGAAGGCACAGGACATCCCTGACAGCCCCGACTCCCTAAACCA gtTGTCCGTCATTAACAGTCCAGACCTGGATCCCATCCTCACAGACTTCAG GTTACAGCTGCCGAACAACAAAGATGCTCCGGAACCTGCAAATCCATCTAATGG GGGATCGAGGTCGGACCTGTCTCTGGCTCTGGAGGACTGTACGGCCGCCTTGGACCTGTTTCTCAGAAATGAGTTTGAGGAGGCGCAGACCCGGCTCCGAAGCAG AACCAAAGACAGCATGTACCACGCTCTGACCTACGCCACGATCCTAGAGATGCAGGCcatgatgacctttgacccccaacACATCCTGACAGCAGGAAACACCATGAAGGAGGCCCAGGCTATCTGTCAGCG GCAACGCAAGAAGTCGAGCTTCTCCAAAACCTTTACGGAAG AGGAACTCCATGCTGAAGTGTGCTACGCCGAGTGTCTCCTGCAGAGGGCAGCACTCACTTTCCTACAG GATGAAAACATGATCAGTTTCATTAAAGGAGGGATCAAAGTGAGGAACAGCTACCAGACATACAA AGAGCTTCACACAGTCCTCCAGTCCGCTGGCTACACCCATGGTGACAACCACAGCCATTTTGAGGGTGGTGTTAAACTGGGAGTGGGAGCCTTTAATCTA ATGATTTCCATGTTGCCCGCTCGGACATTGAAGCTGCTGGAGTTTGTGGGTGTCTCTGGTAACAAG GAGTTCggtctgcagcagcttcaggacGGCTGCGCAGAGAGCACATTCAGGTCCTTCCTCTGTaacatgctgctgctctgttatCACACCTTCATGAGCTTCATACTTG GAACTGGAGAAGGAGATGTTGAAGATGCTGAGAAACTGCTACAGCCATATCTCAAAAAATATCCCACG GGATCCATCTTCTTGTTCTTCGCTGGCCGAATAGAAGAGATCAAGGGGAACCTGGATGCT GCTGTTGATCGTTTCCAGGAGTGCTGTGAGGCTCAGCAGCAGTGGAAGCAGTTTCACCACATGTGCTACTGGGAGCTGATGTGGTGCTACACGTACAAGAGGAACTGGAAGATGGCTTACTTCTACGCTGACCTGCTCAGCAAGGAGAACACGTGGTCTAAG GCTACCTATGCGTATATGAAAGCAGCCTACCTAAGCATGATGACGGAGGATGATTGTCTAACCTTCGGGGAAACTGCGTTGACTCTGTTCAG gcaagTTCCAGAACTAAAGCAGAAAATAGCCGGCAAGTCTTTGCCAACGGAGAAGTTTGCGATCAGGAAAGCCCGTCGCTACCTCGTAGATAACCCCATTCCTCTCCCTGCCCCTCCATTG gaGATGATGTACATATGGAACGGCTACACGGTCATTGGAAAACACAAAGACCTGACGGAGGGCATGCTGAAAACACTGGATGAGGCACAAGCTCAACTCGAGAACAGCCAAA ggaGTGAGTTCTCCATGGACGATCAGTGTCTGCTCAGCCTACTGAGGGGCTTGTGTCTCAAACACCTGGGGCACCAGGAGGAGGCCGAACACTACTTTACCCTGGTCCTTTGCAA TGAGACTCAGATCAAATATGATCACTACCTGGTTCCCAATGCCCTGCTGGAGCACGGCCTGCTGTTACTGGAGCAAGGCAGAACAGATGAAGCGATCAAACTGCTAGAAGCAGCAAA gCAAAATTACAAAAACTACTCGATGGAATCTCGGACACACTTCCGTATTCAGGCCGCTCTGCACAAGGCCAAGGGGGCCGCGGAAAACGGCATCAACGTTCCCTCCAGTCCATAA
- the ttc39a gene encoding tetratricopeptide repeat protein 39A isoform X3 — protein sequence MDTQKAQDIPDSPDSLNQLSVINSPDLDPILTDFRLQLPNNKDAPEPANPSNGGSRSDLSLALEDCTAALDLFLRNEFEEAQTRLRSRTKDSMYHALTYATILEMQAMMTFDPQHILTAGNTMKEAQAICQRQRKKSSFSKTFTEEELHAEVCYAECLLQRAALTFLQDENMISFIKGGIKVRNSYQTYKELHTVLQSAGYTHGDNHSHFEGGVKLGVGAFNLMISMLPARTLKLLEFVGVSGNKEFGLQQLQDGCAESTFRSFLCNMLLLCYHTFMSFILGTGEGDVEDAEKLLQPYLKKYPTGSIFLFFAGRIEEIKGNLDAAVDRFQECCEAQQQWKQFHHMCYWELMWCYTYKRNWKMAYFYADLLSKENTWSKATYAYMKAAYLSMMTEDDCLTFGETALTLFRQVPELKQKIAGKSLPTEKFAIRKARRYLVDNPIPLPAPPLEMMYIWNGYTVIGKHKDLTEGMLKTLDEAQAQLENSQRSEFSMDDQCLLSLLRGLCLKHLGHQEEAEHYFTLVLCNETQIKYDHYLVPNALLEHGLLLLEQGRTDEAIKLLEAAKQNYKNYSMESRTHFRIQAALHKAKGAAENGINVPSSP from the exons AT GGATACTCAGAAGGCACAGGACATCCCTGACAGCCCCGACTCCCTAAACCA gtTGTCCGTCATTAACAGTCCAGACCTGGATCCCATCCTCACAGACTTCAG GTTACAGCTGCCGAACAACAAAGATGCTCCGGAACCTGCAAATCCATCTAATGG GGGATCGAGGTCGGACCTGTCTCTGGCTCTGGAGGACTGTACGGCCGCCTTGGACCTGTTTCTCAGAAATGAGTTTGAGGAGGCGCAGACCCGGCTCCGAAGCAG AACCAAAGACAGCATGTACCACGCTCTGACCTACGCCACGATCCTAGAGATGCAGGCcatgatgacctttgacccccaacACATCCTGACAGCAGGAAACACCATGAAGGAGGCCCAGGCTATCTGTCAGCG GCAACGCAAGAAGTCGAGCTTCTCCAAAACCTTTACGGAAG AGGAACTCCATGCTGAAGTGTGCTACGCCGAGTGTCTCCTGCAGAGGGCAGCACTCACTTTCCTACAG GATGAAAACATGATCAGTTTCATTAAAGGAGGGATCAAAGTGAGGAACAGCTACCAGACATACAA AGAGCTTCACACAGTCCTCCAGTCCGCTGGCTACACCCATGGTGACAACCACAGCCATTTTGAGGGTGGTGTTAAACTGGGAGTGGGAGCCTTTAATCTA ATGATTTCCATGTTGCCCGCTCGGACATTGAAGCTGCTGGAGTTTGTGGGTGTCTCTGGTAACAAG GAGTTCggtctgcagcagcttcaggacGGCTGCGCAGAGAGCACATTCAGGTCCTTCCTCTGTaacatgctgctgctctgttatCACACCTTCATGAGCTTCATACTTG GAACTGGAGAAGGAGATGTTGAAGATGCTGAGAAACTGCTACAGCCATATCTCAAAAAATATCCCACG GGATCCATCTTCTTGTTCTTCGCTGGCCGAATAGAAGAGATCAAGGGGAACCTGGATGCT GCTGTTGATCGTTTCCAGGAGTGCTGTGAGGCTCAGCAGCAGTGGAAGCAGTTTCACCACATGTGCTACTGGGAGCTGATGTGGTGCTACACGTACAAGAGGAACTGGAAGATGGCTTACTTCTACGCTGACCTGCTCAGCAAGGAGAACACGTGGTCTAAG GCTACCTATGCGTATATGAAAGCAGCCTACCTAAGCATGATGACGGAGGATGATTGTCTAACCTTCGGGGAAACTGCGTTGACTCTGTTCAG gcaagTTCCAGAACTAAAGCAGAAAATAGCCGGCAAGTCTTTGCCAACGGAGAAGTTTGCGATCAGGAAAGCCCGTCGCTACCTCGTAGATAACCCCATTCCTCTCCCTGCCCCTCCATTG gaGATGATGTACATATGGAACGGCTACACGGTCATTGGAAAACACAAAGACCTGACGGAGGGCATGCTGAAAACACTGGATGAGGCACAAGCTCAACTCGAGAACAGCCAAA ggaGTGAGTTCTCCATGGACGATCAGTGTCTGCTCAGCCTACTGAGGGGCTTGTGTCTCAAACACCTGGGGCACCAGGAGGAGGCCGAACACTACTTTACCCTGGTCCTTTGCAA TGAGACTCAGATCAAATATGATCACTACCTGGTTCCCAATGCCCTGCTGGAGCACGGCCTGCTGTTACTGGAGCAAGGCAGAACAGATGAAGCGATCAAACTGCTAGAAGCAGCAAA gCAAAATTACAAAAACTACTCGATGGAATCTCGGACACACTTCCGTATTCAGGCCGCTCTGCACAAGGCCAAGGGGGCCGCGGAAAACGGCATCAACGTTCCCTCCAGTCCATAA